The DNA region GCTACTAAGTTGCTCAGCAGTTACACCAGATCAAAAGTCTCTATGCAGATGTGGAAGTGAAACAATTAATAGGAATTTAAAACGCTTTAGCCATTATTTGGAGAAGAAGagagtgaatatattttaattaccaACTTGTATATTCAGGATTAGCCTCCCGTCATAGATGTAAGGGAGAGTAGAAACTGGGTGATTTTAGAGGCAGGGTTAACAAACAAACACAATGGGGCAATTGAGTATTCCCTGATAGTCCCTAACAAACGATCACAgacaaaactgagagaaaatatggTCTGCAGTTCAGGGAGGAAAGGCACAGGGAAGCAGATAAACATCTGCTTTGGAGAGAACAAAGGCACGAAAGTTCATCAGGTCTTGTTGCCTTTAGTGAGCTTCTGCTCACTGATTGAGCATTGTTGTTTACTTTTGAACTTTTTGGTTGACTAGTGCATCTTCTtagtttacaatagccaaaagataaTGTGATTTGAGGGATCTACAGAGTCACTACATACAACCTGTTCCCCCAATTTATTCTCAACTCATTGGGGGTGGGGATGCTTAACTTGTGCACTTGACTACATGGTAGGCTACGACACACTTGAAACTTGGAGAAAAATTTAGGCCAAATGTCATTATTAATTGGAGAACTAGACTACCTAATCCCCTGCGTTAGTTTGAATAGGGTGGaattaaataggaagaaataggggcgcctgggtggcgcagtcggttaagcgtccgacttcagccaggtcacgatctcgcggtccgggagttcgagccccgcgtcgggctctgggctgatggctcagagcctggagcctgtttccgattctgtgtctccctctctctctgcccctcccctgttcatgctctgtctctctctgtccccaaaataaataaacgttgaaaaaaaaattaaaaaaataaaaaataaaaaaacctttaaaaaaaataggaagaaataacagGAAAGCTTCATATCTTTATAGGAATTGAAGTCTTCAAGGTGCAGCTCGCGATAGTGATTTTGATGTAATTGTTAGAGATGTACAGACAGAGGTATGTGAGCAGGGAGGCTTCCAGGATCTTTTGCAAGGGTTTTTATTACACTTGTATTTTCAAGAGATTTAAATTTGACCAAGATATTTCAAACTGATGGATGACTTTCATTTAACTTCttcatttcttggtttttctatttgtaaaatgaaaataatatgccATATTTCACCTCACAAGGACACTGAGGTgtgtatgaaaatatttcaggctcggggcgcctgggtggcgcagtcggttaagcgtccgacttcagccaggtcacgatcttgcggtccgtgagttcgagccccgcgtcaggctctgggctgatggctcagagcctggagcctgtttccgattctgtgtctctctctctctctgcccctcccccattcatgctctgtctctctctgtcccaaaaaataaataaacgttgaaaaaaaaaaatttttaaagaaaatatttcaggctcTTTGACTAAAAGACATAAAAGATGGATACATATATGCACTGCTACTTTGGTTTAAAcaatatattgttttcttaattttttttatttaggatAAAGAATCAGAGGTGATGTTTCTAATTTCAGCCATTTTATGCAAAGTTTatataaaagaactaaaacatgttaaaacatttttaatttattttacattgcaGTGGGGAAGGAGCTGCATTTACACACTCTCATCATCATTTGCCTTCTAGACATTCACACCCCCAAGCTCATTCTTCAGCCTCaggtaatatttttgaaaaagccTTGGTTAACTGGGAAATGATTgagaataaatgtaaataaaaatatccagtcttttttttttttttttttgaagtgttacatacacacaaataGGTTGATCTGTTTCTCTGtacttgctttttttaattttttttaatttacatccaaattacttagcatatactgtaacaatgatttcaggagtatattccttagtgccccttacccatttagcccatcccccctcccacaccccctccagtaaccctcagtttgttctccatatttacgagtttcttatgctttgtccccctccctgtttttatattatttttgtttccctttccttatgttcatctgttttgtctcttaaagtcctcatatgagtgaagtcatatgatatttgtctttctctgactaatttcacttagcataataccatccacttccatccatgtagttgcaaatggcaagatttcattctttttgattgccaagtaatactccattgtgtatatatgtgtgtgtgtgtgtgtgtgtgtgtgtgtgtgtgtgtgtgtatacacacgtaccacatcttctttatccgttcatccatcgatggacatttgggctctttccatacttggggtattgttgatagtgctgctataaacatgggggtgcatgtgtcccttcaaaacagcacacctgtatcccctggatgtacttgcttttcttaataaaatgataTCTGCTTCTCCATATATAACTACTTACTTTTTAGTGCTATTAATctgcaaatatttgaaatctgTTAAGTTGctgtaagttaaaattttttacatactttcaatgactttttcttttttgcatttgaaGGAGGAATTAGAAGGTCTTCATCTATGTCCTATGTTGATGGTTTCATAGGGACGTGGCCCAAAGAGAAAAGGTAAACAGAGGgaattatttttagtatattcacattatCAACAAGTGCAGTTTtttgaattgctatattgtatacctgcaactaacgtaacattgtcaactatacttcagtaattaaaaaaagagagaaagaaatgctaATTCTGTTGATAGCTGTTGTTGATAGCCAAGTTGCAGTAGACTTTTAATTAGTACCTAATTTTGAAAAGGGCAATACAGGCAAATGGGGCTAAATTTGTTAAAGGTCGCCTGGTAGCCCTATGCTTACCTTGAGGACAATAGGATTatgagaaatgggaaaagaaaggaagtatcatttcaaataattattaaagGATTACCAAATCATTTCTGGGAGTGTTTAAGGATTTTctctttcaatgttttttttagaTCATCAGTGCATGGAGTTTCGTTTGATATTTCTTTTGATAAAGAAAATACTGTACACAGATCCACTCCAAACCGAGGAATCACTCGTTCTATTAGTAATGAAGGACTTACTCTGAACAATAATCGTGTAtctaaaaatattaggaaaaatttgTCCTTCAAGCCAGTaaatggagaagaggaagcagaaagCATTGAAGAAGAACTTAATACAGACTGTCACAGTGACCTCAAATCTTACATGCCCCTTAATACAAATGAACTAAATTCTAATGAGAATATTCATTATAAGCTTCCAAATGGAGCTTTACAAAACAGAGTACTTCTGGATGAGTTTGGCAATCAGATTGAGACACCAAGCATTGAAGAAGCATTACAAATAATTCATGATACTGAAAAATCTCCCCATACATCTCAGCCAGATCAGATTGCCAATGGCTTCTTTCTTCATAACCAGGAAATGAGTATCCTAAATTCAAACATCAAGCTAAATCAGTCTAGTCCTGATAACATAACTGATACAAAAGGTGCCTTGAGTCCCATAACTGACAATACTGAAGTAGACACTGGAATTCATGTTCCTTCTGAAGACATCCCTGAAACTATGGATGAAGATTCTTCTTTGAGAGATTATACTGTAAGCTTAGACTCTGACATGGACGATGCCTCTAAATTTCTTCAGGATTATGATATTCGAACCTGCAATCCCAGAGAAGCTTTGAGTCCTTGTCCAAGTACTGTAAGTACCAAGTCTCAGCCAGGTAGCAGTGCTTCTTCTAGTTCTGGAGTTAAAATGACCAGCTTTGCAGAACAGAAATTCAGGAAACTGAACCATACTGATGGGAAAAGTAGCGGAAGCAGTTCTCAGAAAACTACACCAGAGGGCTCTGAACTTAATATCCCTCACGTGGTTGCTTGGGGACAAATTCCAGAAGAAACAGGCCTTCCACAAGGACGGGACACTACCCAGCTGTTGGCCTCTGAAATGGTGCATCTCAggatgaaacttgaagaaaaGAGACGTGCTATAGAagcccagaagaagaaaatggaagccGCTTTTACTaaacagaggcagaaaatggGAAGGACAGCATTTCTTACTGTtgtgaaaaagaaaggggaagggattTCCCCTCTTCGAGAGGAAGCAGCCGGTGCAGAAGATGAGAAAGTATATACTGATCgagcaaaagaaaaggatttgcAAAAGGCTAATGGACAGAGGAGTAAGTCTCTGGCAGATATCAAAGAAAGCATGGAGAATCCTCAAGCCAAATGGCTAAAGTCTCCAACCACACCCGTTGATCCAGAGAAGCAGTGGAACCTGGCAAGCCCCTCAGAGGAAACTTTAAACGAAGGCGAGATCTTAGAATATACAAAGTCCATTGAAAAGTTAAATTCATCTCTGCATTTCCTACAACAAGAAATGCAGCGCTTGTCCCTTCAGCAGGAGATGTTAATGCAGATGAGGGAGCAACAGTCCTGGGTGATTTCACCTCCTCAACCCTCTCCACAAAAACAGATTCGAGATTTTAAACCCTCCAGGCAGGCGGGCCTGTCGTCAACCATCGCACCCTTTTCGTCAGACTCCCCCCGTCCTACCCACCCATCTCCACAGTCTTCCAACAGGAAGAGCACATCTTTTTCTGTTAAGAATCAAAGGACTCCTAGgccaaatgaattaaaaataacaccttTGAATCGAACACTGACGCCCCCTCGGTCTGTGGATAGTCTTCCTCGGTTACGGAGGTTTTCACCAAGTCAAGTTCCTATTCAGACTAGGTCGTTTGTGTGTTTTGGGGATGATGGAGAACCTCAGTTAAAGGAATCCAAACctaaggaagaagttaaaaaggaGGAATTGGAACCCAGAGGGACTTTGGGAGAGCATGTACATAacccagaagaaaaggagatCAAGCCTCTTGAGTCCACAGTTTCTGAAGTCCTGTCGCAGCCTATCACAGAGACAGTACGTCTGACACCAAATGAGGACCAGCTGAACCAACCCTCAGAGCCTCCTCCTAAACCTGTTTTCCCACCTGCTGCTCCGAAAAATGTTAATCTGATTGAAGTTTCCCTCTCAGATCTGAAACCTCCTGAAAAGACTGATGTATCCGTTGAAAAATATGATGGAGAAAGTGATAAGGAACAATTTGATGATGACCAGAAAGTATGCTGTGGGTTCTTTTTTAAGGTAATACTAATCTTCCCAGTTTTAGGCATTATCATTAGATGGGTGTAGCTTTTTTCGTTGTAGCCCCTTTTGTTACAAGCTGCCATTAACCCTGAAATACACTTTGGTGCTCCCCTTGGTGGACCATAGTAACATTAAAGCACAGCGAACAGGCCTCCTTTCACCACAGCCACCAGACGTGTGTAGATACACTGTTCTTGCTCCACTGCCTCTCTTGCTCACTTTcacaaaagccttttaaaaaatgttcagctATTTGGATTTCTTCAAAGATTGCCAGTTTGTGAAAAGCACATAACTTGGCATTGTATGTAAGcgtattttaggttttgtttttttcttaattttcaacatctttccttatgtttgtttcttaaaaatctaaaaaaaaaaaaaaaaagattttaaattgaaACAGCAAATCCTACTGGAATAAGAACCCAAGAATATTGAAGTGATTACAACTGCTAATTCTACTTTTGGTTATTTAATATTGGAAATTTGTAACTTATTTTAAAGTTGATCTCAGGGTGATTGCCCTTTATGCctcttttaatgtttagaaaTTTGAACATGAGTCATATTTTGTCTCTTAACCATGTAAAATGACTTTTTTAGTAGAATACGACTATAGACATGATTGGATACAGTTTACTAATTTTGGAGACCCTTGTTACCTTTGTTCCTTGCagagaaaggaacacagaggGGAGGAAATGCTTTAGTGTCCAACGGGCAAACACATCTACACCTTCATTTCCATTCCATCATTTATGTGATAGAACTGTGTAGGTAATTTTTTGGTGCTTTTACTTGAGTTTTCTTTGTTGAGtatatattttaagcaaaattttaatgcagtttttttttttttttaaagatttttaagtaatcacgcccaacgtgggactgctcaaactcactaccctgagatcaagagtcacatgcccttctgactgagccagccaggcgccccaattttaatgcaattttaaaaactgaggggAAACTCCCTACTTTTAAGCTATTTATTAGGGTCCAAAAAAAtcttgtctttatttcctttttatggttgttCTTTGTGAACTTAATAGGTTTTGAAAACATGTAATTAAGTAAGTTTAATTCATTTCTTCCTCCATAATTTCTGCAATGTGTCCATGTACGGTGGGGTTGGAATAGGATAGTTAGTTcatattttcagttataaatgTGACCAcaattgaaaataagaatacaGATGCCTACAACATTTCATGTTTTTCAATGAATTCCTACTTAGGATGatcaaaaagcagaaaatgataTGGCAATGAAACGGGCAGCTTTGTTGGAGAAGCGACTACGGAGGGAGAAGGAGACTCAGCTTCGGAAGCAGCAGCTGGAAGCGGAAATGGAGCataagaaagaagagacaagGTAATAGACAACTGAATTAATGCTGATTTCTGGTGCTTTCTTTTCCCAGAGTATTGGTTGCTTGTACATTTTTATCCTCAGTTTGAGGCATTTCAAAGTAAAGTTCTCCAGAAACGTTGGTTTAAGATAACTTCACTGGTTTTtacacacaaacatattttttttaaagcagtcattTACTAATggtatgtttatgtatattttaacattctAAATTATCTCAAGTATATTTTAACCAAACCATTTTTTCCCAAGGTGCTGAAATATAATAATTCTCCCTTCTCACACCACATACTCTCCAGTGTCTGGTTTCTTTGGTATGCAGAATAAGAAATTTAACCATTTGGTTTCTTAGGCGTAAAACTGAGGAAGAGCGCCAGAAGAAGGAAGACGAGAGAGCACGCAGGGAATTTATCAGACAAGAATATATGAGGCGAAAACAACTGAAGCTGATGGAAGACATGGATACAGTAATTAAACCCCGTCCtcaaatagcaaaacaaaaaaaacagcgtCCCAAATCTATTCATAGAGACCATATCGAATCTCCCAAAACACCAATAAAAGGTCCTCCAGGTAACACAGCTTACCATGAAGAGTCTGTTCATAAAAAAAACACCAGCCTGCTCTGTCATACTAACTCAACTGTGCCTTGGTATGCTCAATTGGATCCGTTATTTGAGATGATGCATGCTCCTTATTTGGAAAACCAAAATGAGCAAAGCAAATGAGCACATTAATGACTTGATGTgttatgtgtgcatgcatatattcAATAGAACACATGTGAATGCTGAAACATGCAATTTAAATACTAACCTAGTAGGGAACTCTGCCCTCAGATATAATCTCTCTGAATTATTAACTACCCTCTCTATACTCGTACATTTAAGGATAAACATTGTGTGCACggaaatatatagaaacacaCTGGTATaataaggaatataaaaacaagagTTCATGAGTCCCTCCTTTAAGACAGAAATGGTCAAACGTCCAAATCTATAATTTTTGGAACTTAGAGAATgtgtcttttcttaaaatttaacatgcatagacatttaaaaaaatttgcactAAAACTAAACACTGTGGAGAATTTTAGAGTATTCCCATAGTGATTCTAAAACTGAGGGAAAACAACATAACATtgactgtttaaattttttttttttttcaacgtttatttatttttgggacagagagagacagagcatgaacgggggaggggcagagagagagggagacacagaatcggaaacaggctccaggctctgagccatcagcccagagcctgacgcggggctcgaactcatggaccgcgagatcgtgacctggctgaagtcggacgcttaaccgactgcgccacccaggcgcccctacattgaCTGTTTAAAGAGACctcttttgttaacttttttcttatgattaaaGTATCAATGTATATTACCACTTTCCTTGTGGAATAAATCCTAACAACAGTTAGTTTTACTGTTATTTCTTAaaagctaattttatttattgctaattttatttattttttaatgtttattttgagagagagtgcatgtgcacataaGCAGgagggttgggcagagagagaatcccaagcaggctccacatggtcagctcagagcccaaggcagggctcgatctcacaaaccatgagatcacgacctgagctgaaatcaagagtcagatgcttaactgactgagccacccaggcgccccagttcattgctaattttaattgtgtgtgtgctaatttaatataaattgtgtatatatgcatgcaaGCATATTATGTGtttagattaaaagaaaaaaaaactatagaagcTCAATTTTCATATGCTGGTGTTCTCTAATGAACAGACTCTTTTCTAGCTGctccttttaaatttctaattttgtttttattcaggaTCACGAATTTATCGTGTTTTTTCAGTCTCTAGCCTTTCTTTGGCATCACTGAACACAGGTGATAACGAGAGTGTGCATTCAGGCAAGAGGACACCAAGGTAAATCCATAATgtgaacatttttcatagaaagaaTATGTTCCCCACagttatgttatattttataattaatgaatCATAGCacaaatttttatagttttgctgaCTGGGACTATCTGTGTTTCCGTTAAAAGAAATTTACATATAAAGAGGTCTATTCATATTTGactgttttttatcttttagaattTTAGTTCCTGACATTGATAAGGTActttttataaactgtaaaacattgaCAGTAATTGCTGATATGGTTGTGATAAAATCAGTGTGCAGAAATAGTACATGTTTTATGTCAGTGCCAGCCTCTCTAGTTTATTTCCCATGCAATATAGTTTTTTCCCCTTAGAATATTTCCGAAGTAGGTTGCCTGACTTAGGAAAGATCTCTTTTGTATTACTGTCTCTGTCAGATATAGATTAGAAACTAAAGGTCATATCTTACTACGTTATACTATAATACCCATATATAAAGAGAGTGTTTGTAGTGACAGGCATCAGCGTTGAGTTTTAATCTTTGCATTACCATCCTAAGCCAGTAACTGCCAATTTTCATATGGAAAACACTCATCCTTTCCGTCAGCAAGGACTTATGAAGTGCCTGCTGTGTCCAGACACTTGGATGTATAGCTATGAGTAAGACAGTTACAGCATCTTTTGACTTGGAAGCTTCCAGGGTGATTTGGGTTGGCACTGTCACATATACCCTTCTGGCCCCCAAATGTTCTTCTTTTGTTtgagacaaaaaaatattttatttaccatttagaTCCGAGTCTGTAGAAGGCTTCTTGTCTCCAAGTCGTTGTGGCAGTCGAAATGGGGAAAAGGACTGGGAAAATGCATCAACAACTTCTTCAGTGGCTTCTGGAACAGAATACACGGGTTAGTGTCTGTCCATTTTTAGAGAGACATTTTACTTTAACACAGTCATGAGAATAAATACAGGCTATACTGCCGTTTCATGGGCTCATCTCTTGGTCTAGACATGGGAAAGTATGATCAAGAACACTGAGTGCAGATGGTCCCTTACAGGGAGTTCAGTTTCAATGATACAGTTGCACTTAGGGAGGTAGTGACTTGTCCCAGATGAATTGAGATcaatttctaaacaaaattagCAATAACATTTACACCTCATCCGTCTACTTCTTTAAAATGCTGGCCATTTCTGTGTTGTGGTTTGGGTCTGAAGAAGTTTGAGAGAGGTTCTATTCAGCAATACATAGGTCCTAAGTACCAAGAAAAGGCTAGAATCCACAAAGGCCTCTCTAACATCGGGATTTCAGGTATCTAGAGTTGTGCATCTTTAAAACATGTTGggcgggggggcacctggctggctcagtcagtacagcatgtgactcttgatctaggggttgtgagtttgagccccaagttgggcatagagcctactaaaaacaaaaagtattaagGGGCTCTAAAAGATACGAAGAATGCATTGGATCCAGGAGATCATCCAGCCTCACATATCTCTATCAGGTCCTCTCCCAGCCTTTGTTTGGGTAGGCGTTATTGAAGCAAAAGCAAGTTGAAGAACAGAATGTAGGTAAGATGCTTTTAAAGAAGTGCAGCAGGAGGGAAAACGAGAAGAAATGTGAGCAGCCGTTGAGATCTGAAGTGTTAAAGGCACAGAAGGACATGCAGGGGTGGAGCAGGGGGCAGTGGAGAGTGCCTCCATCTGCTGGTGACCCACTGGAAATGGAAGCCCCGTGAAGGTCTAAGGAGGCTAGAACTTGCCAACTTTCCACGTGTACTTCACTCTGTTACTTTCCCCCTCCCTATTCAGTGGCTTTTAATAGCCTCCTCCCGTGGCCTTTAATGCTTGGAATTGGACAGTATTTCCGTGGTTTTCCACTCTGCTTCTATGTTAGGTTCACTTAACAATCATGTTTACCAGGTTTGCTGTTCCAAACTTAGAGCTACAGAGTAGCAGCGATGTGCCCAACCAGCTCCTGCTGTAGGGCTAaactgttaaattttcaggaattatgCAAGCTGTAAAACCATTGGCAGCTTGATATTAGCCATGGTAGGAGTGATTTATATCCCAGAAATAGGTAAATGCTAatttccccccccaaaaaaactggTTTCTCAGCTCACTACTGAGCATAAGGcacagtccctgccttccagGATAGAGTTTAGTTAGTATGAAGCGAGGAGACTTCATAGTAGAAAGTTCCCTTCATAGTAGGAATGTTCcaggaaaatggcaaaaagtgCTTCTGTGCTTTCCAGACCAAGGAGTATCATTGGTTAAAGAAAGCAAATGCTTAAAAAACTAATAtatgtggaagaagaaaaagatgtagctttttcttgtctttttaaaaggtatatttGTTCATGGATCCATTCTGCTTGAAGTTCACCAGTAACCTTATCAAATCTGAGAAAGGTGACACAGACAGTGTGACAATCCTAGCGATGTCTAATTTGCAGCACTACTCTCCCAGAGCAGCTTTGGGAATATCCTCAAGATACATCCCTGTGTGGATAAGACTTTTCTAATGGAGTATACAGCCCGTCAGGAGAGGCCTTCAAACACAGAATTTGACTTCTTGTTATAGTGTTTCCTCAGTATAGAAACAATTGTATCACTTAAACATCG from Lynx canadensis isolate LIC74 chromosome F1, mLynCan4.pri.v2, whole genome shotgun sequence includes:
- the CAMSAP2 gene encoding calmodulin-regulated spectrin-associated protein 2 isoform X3, which codes for MGDAADPREMRKTFIVPAIKPFDHYDFSRAKIACNLAWLVAKAFGTENVPEELREPFYTDQYDQEHIKPPVVNLLLSAELYCRAGSLILKSDAAKPLLGHDAVIQALAQKGLYVTDQEKLVTERDLHKKPIQMSAHLAMIDTLMMAYTVEMVSIEKVIACAQQYSAFFQATDLPYDIEDAVMYWINKVNEHLKDIMEQEQKLKEHHTVEAPGGQKSPSKWFWKLVPARYRKEQTLLKQLPCIPLVENLLKDGTDGCALAALIHFYCPGVVRLEDICLKETMSLADSLYNLQLIQEFCQEYLNQCCHFTLEDMLYAASSIKSNYLVFMAELFWWFEVVKPSFVQPRVVRPQGGTEPMNDMPSVPVLNAAKTNIVDGSCSSDFTSSGEGAAFTHSHHHLPSRHSHPQAHSSASGGIRRSSSMSYVDGFIGTWPKEKRSSVHGVSFDISFDKENTVHRSTPNRGITRSISNEGLTLNNNRVSKNIRKNLSFKPVNGEEEAESIEEELNTDCHSDLKSYMPLNTNELNSNENIHYKLPNGALQNRVLLDEFGNQIETPSIEEALQIIHDTEKSPHTSQPDQIANGFFLHNQEMSILNSNIKLNQSSPDNITDTKGALSPITDNTEVDTGIHVPSEDIPETMDEDSSLRDYTVSLDSDMDDASKFLQDYDIRTCNPREALSPCPSTVSTKSQPGSSASSSSGVKMTSFAEQKFRKLNHTDGKSSGSSSQKTTPEGSELNIPHVVAWGQIPEETGLPQGRDTTQLLASEMVHLRMKLEEKRRAIEAQKKKMEAAFTKQRQKMGRTAFLTVVKKKGEGISPLREEAAGAEDEKVYTDRAKEKDLQKANGQRSKSLADIKESMENPQAKWLKSPTTPVDPEKQWNLASPSEETLNEGEILEYTKSIEKLNSSLHFLQQEMQRLSLQQEMLMQMREQQSWVISPPQPSPQKQIRDFKPSRQAGLSSTIAPFSSDSPRPTHPSPQSSNRKSTSFSVKNQRTPRPNELKITPLNRTLTPPRSVDSLPRLRRFSPSQVPIQTRSFVCFGDDGEPQLKESKPKEEVKKEELEPRGTLGEHVHNPEEKEIKPLESTVSEVLSQPITETVRLTPNEDQLNQPSEPPPKPVFPPAAPKNVNLIEVSLSDLKPPEKTDVSVEKYDGESDKEQFDDDQKVCCGFFFKDDQKAENDMAMKRAALLEKRLRREKETQLRKQQLEAEMEHKKEETRRKTEEERQKKEDERARREFIRQEYMRRKQLKLMEDMDTVIKPRPQIAKQKKQRPKSIHRDHIESPKTPIKGPPVSSLSLASLNTGDNESVHSGKRTPRSESVEGFLSPSRCGSRNGEKDWENASTTSSVASGTEYTGPKLYKEPSAKSNKHIIQNALAHCCLAGKVNEGQKKKILEEMEKSDANNFLILFRDSGCQFRSLYTYCPETEEINKLTGIGPKSITKKMIEGLYKYNSDRKQFSHIPAKTLSASVDAITIHSHLWQTKRPVTPKKLLPTKA